The region ATCAGACCGCCGGCCCGTCCTCATCTTCGACGACCTGAACGCCGAATACCTGCTCCAACAGCGCGCTTTCGAGACCGACCTGCGCCAGTGCTGGCGGCCGCGGCGCGCCGCCGGCGCCCTCTATTCCTTCATCCAGTGGCGCAAACTGCGGCGCTTCGAGGCGCGCCTCTGCCGGACGGTGGATCACGTGGTCGCAGTGTCCGAGGCAGACCGCCTGGCGCTCCAGCGGCTGGTGCCCGGCCTGAACGCCGTCGTGGTCCCCAACGGGGTGGACCTGGACCATTATTCGCCGGCGCTCGCCCTGCCGCCGGCGGATATCCCCCGGCCGGCGTTGGTCTTCACCGGCAAGATGGATTTCCGACCCAATGTGGATGCCGCCATCTGGTTCGCCGAGGAGGTCCTGCCGCGCATCCGGACGGAATTCCCCGGCGCGGTGTTCGCCATCGTGGGGCGCGATCCGCACCCTTTGGTGCGCCGGCTCTCCCAACTGCCCGGCGTCCTGGTCACCGGCTATGTGCCCGATGACCGTCCCTATTTCTCCGCCGCCGATGTCTACGTGGTGCCCCTGCGGGTGGGAGGCGGCACCCGGCTGAAGGTCCTCA is a window of Anaerolineae bacterium DNA encoding:
- a CDS encoding glycosyltransferase gives rise to the protein MTTPALTPKPYRLLVLSSQLPYPPHQGATIRSFNILRQLAARAEIDLLSFVTRPEEVPAAGPLQELCRRIAWDLTPQRSLFQRALTTFFSPQPDMALRFASPRFAGLVQEALRAESYHAVLGVGIDVGRYLLQIAGWRRQMAPSDRRPVLIFDDLNAEYLLQQRAFETDLRQCWRPRRAAGALYSFIQWRKLRRFEARLCRTVDHVVAVSEADRLALQRLVPGLNAVVVPNGVDLDHYSPALALPPADIPRPALVFTGKMDFRPNVDAAIWFAEEVLPRIRTEFPGAVFAIVGRDPHPLVRRLSQLPGVLVTGYVPDDRPYFSAADVYVVPLRVGGGTRLKVLSAMAMGKAIVSTSLGCEGLGVAHGRELLLGDTPEEF